The DNA sequence TTCCTCGATGACGGCGAGCTGCCTGCCGAGAGAGCACGGATCCTGCAGCCCGATCTTGCGCGCACCTTGCGGCGGCTGGCCGAACACGGACACTCCGGCTTCTACGAAGGGGAGATCGCCCAGCGGCTGGTCGAGGGGGTCCGGGCCGAGGGCGGAATCTGGTCGCTCGACGATCTGGCACGGTACCGCGTCGTCGAACGGCGGCCGGTAGTGCTGGAGTACCAGGACGCGCGGATCGTGACGGCTGCCCCTCCGTCGTCGGGTGGGATCGTGATCGGCCAGATCCTGAACATCCTGGCCGCGGCCGGCGCGGTCGACGATTCCGGGCTCCGAACCCATCTGCTGGTCGAGGCGATGCGCCGCGCCTACCGCGATCGCGCGCTGTACCTCGGCGATCCCGATCACGTTCCCATCCCGGTGACCCGGCTGCTCTCCGCGGACTACGCCGCCGATTGGTATGCCAGCATCGACCCGGACCGTGCGACGCCAAGCGCGAGCCTGCCGCTGTTCGGCGAGGCGGAACACGCGGCGACGACCCGAACGGCCCGCGAGAGCCGCCAGACCAGCCACTTCTCGGTGATGGATGCCGACGGCAACCGCGTGTCCGGAACGATCACGCTGAACTACCCGTTCGGCTCCGGCCTCGTCCCGCCCGATACCGGTGTATTGCTGAACAACGAGATGGACGATTTCGCCACCCACCAGGGCAGCCCCAACGTCTACGGGCTGATCGGGTTCGACGCCAACGCGGTCGGGCCGCACCGTCGGCCGCTGTCCAGCATGAGCCCGACGTTCGTCGAGACCCCGGACCGGATCGCCGTATTGGGCAGCCCGGGCGGGAGCCGGATCATCACGATCGTGCTCCAGGGCATCCTCGCGACGCTGGAGGGCGCTGACGCCGAGGCACTCGCGGCACGCCCGCGATTCCACCACCAATACCTGCCCGATCGGGTCGAATTCGAAACCGGCGCCTTCACCTCGTCGGTGCGCGCGTCCCTCGTTCGGCGCGGACATCGCCTGGCCCCGCAGCTGCGGCCCTTCGGCGACCTGCAGGTGGTCGTCTGGGACCGCAGCGAGGATCGGCTCGAGGCAGCTTCGGATCCCCGTGGCGATGGCACCGCCAGCGTCTTCGTGCAACGCTGATCCGGATTCAGAAAGGGCCTCGGCCGGTTGCCCAGCCGTACAGGTGCCGCCAGTTCCGGAGGACATCCGGCAGATAGTCCAGCGGACGGAAACGGTGGACCAGCGTGTACATCGCCAGGCGCTCGATCAGCAGGTGCCTGAGGGCCAGCACAAACCCCTCGTGCCATTCCCGCGCATCGATCTGCACTCCGGTGGCTTGAGCCAGCGCCTCCCGGTGCCCTGCAAGTAACGCATCCAGATGCGCGGGCGCAAGGGCCCGGGGCGACGAGAAGCACAGCCACTCGGCCAGGTCGTGTTGCGGCACGCCCCGCCTTGCCAGTTCCCAATCGTAAACGCAAAGTCGCGTCGATCCGTCGCGGTCGTGCAGCACCGCGTTGCGCGGGTTGAAGTCGTTGTGGACGAGCGCGGTCGGCAGGCCCTGCAGCCGCTGCCACCAGGTTTCCAGGCCGCGAAGAATTTCCCGGTGCAGGCGCGGCAGGCTCGGGCCGCACCAGTGTGCGAACCAGGGCGAGGCGAAGTCGGCAAGCTCCCGCCAGAGCGGCAGCATCTCCAGCATGCGCTCCGGGTTGCGCGCGGCGCCTGCCCAGCGCGGATCTGCAGTCGACGAGCCGCGGCCAAACCCGACCGCATGGATCGCCGAAAGCGTCTCGAGCAGCTTCGGGGCGACGACCGCCGGATCCCGAAGGCGCTGGCGTAGCGCCCGATCCCGCGTGCCGGGAAGGTATTCGAGCAGCAACGCCCAGCGACCATCGCTCACCCGCCGCTGCAGGCCGTAACAGCGAGGCAGATGACGCCGCAGCCGCGGTGCATCGAGTGCGTACAGCGCCAGCTCCGTTTCGGTCGAGCCGGCCAGTCCCAGATCCCTCTGGAAACGCTCGAAGAGCCGGCCGAGCGCAGGCCGGCATAGGCGCGCGAGCGTGACGGTCAGCGCCTCGAGCTCGCGTTCGCCGGATTTCACCTTCAGGACCAGTTGCCGTGGTCGCGCTGCGGTGCCACCCGCCCGAGCGGTGAGATCCAGCCGCCACAGGCCGACTGCATCTCCCACCCGGGCAGATGCGATCTCGCTCAAAATCGCATCCTCGGAGTCGATGCGCTCGATCCGCGCCTGCCGCAGCCGTTCGGGATCGAAATCGGGCACATCGCTTCCGGTGCTGCGCCAAGGACCATCGAGCACGCGTTCGACGGGGATTTTCGTCGGCGAACCCCCCGGCTGGGCCGGAAGGACACCGAGGCGCCGGTACTCCGCGAAATACCGGTGCAGCAGGTCCGTTCCCAGCGGGGGCTCATGCAGGCCGAGCCGCTGCAACAGGATCCGCGTCCGTGCGGCATCGATCCGGCGCTGACCGGGTGCGAGGTAGGACTCGTAGGGTCGCACAGCGGTCGAACCGGGGCGGCCACGGAAGAATTGGCGCTGGCCGTAGAGCAGCGTTCCCCGGCAACGCCGCTGGTCGAACAGCTGCCCGATCCACGTGTCGGCATCCACGAGACGGACCGGATAGCCGTGGAGGTTCATCCACAGAATCAGCTCGCGCCACTGCCGTGGCCGCCGATGCACCAGATGCAGCACCTGCCAGTGCTGCGAGCCCTGGGGAACACGGGCGGCCACCCGGGCCACGAAGTCCACAGGGACGAAATCCAGCAGCCAGTCGGTGTCGATCGCCAAGCCCGTGGCGCTGCACCCCTGGAGCAGGGCCGCGATCAGATCGGACGCGTTGGCAGCACCGGTTTGCGCATCGCCCGAGATCAATGCCGGGCGCAGCACGGTCACCGGCACACCGCGGGCCGCCGCCTGCCGGAGCAGCGCCTCGGCCACGCACTTGCTTCGGGCATACCCCAGCGGCATGCCTTCCAGGTACGGCAGCATGTCCGTGGTCTCATCGACGCGGTCCGGGCCACCGCGTGCGTAACAGACCGCGATGCTGGACACGAACACGAGCCGCTTTCTGTGCCCGGTGCACGCCAGGCGCACCAGCGTCGCCGCGCCGCCGACGTTCACGGCGTGCAACTGTCCGTAGCCGCGGACCCAGTCGACACGTGCCGCGCAGTGATGGATCAGATCGATCCGGGTCGAAAGGGCGGCGAACGCCGCCGCTCCGAGACCGAGCTCCGGGGCAGCGAGATCCCCCTGCAGCACCTCGACCCGCTGTTCCAGATCCTGCTGCGCAACGCCGGCGCTACGCAACGCAGATTCGACCCGAACTGCGGCATCGGCCTCAGTCACGCCGCGTGCCAGGCAGATCAGCCGCAGGTCGGTGTCGCGCAGCAGCGCCCGGGCCACATGGCGTCCGAGGAACCCGGTCGCCCCGGTGAGCAGCGCCACGCGTGCATCAGCCCTGGCTCGACCGGGCGCCGGTTCCAGGTCCGGCGGCAGGACCGCATCGGCGAGCATCCGCTGCACCGGGTCGCGAGACCAACGGGGCTTGGTCTCGGCCATCAGGCCGCCTCCGCCAGGCATTGCGTCATCCACTGCCTCCGAGGGTTCGTTCTCATGCTGCCAGCACCCAGACGGCGATCACCGCAGCCGCCACCGCGGCCACCGGAACCAGCATCGCGCGACCGACGGCACGCAGTTCGTGCAGCGCCGGCGGCACGAAGACTGCCAGCGCGGCGGCCAGAGTCAAGCCCTGCCAGGGACGATCGGCGAGCAGCAGAATCCACGCGGGGTATTTGCCCAGCACCAGGGCGATGCGAAGCGGGCGCAGCTCCGGGCGGTCTTGGGTCCAGCGGTAGACCCCGGCCAACGCGGCGACCAGCAGCAGCAGGCCGAGCGCCTGCACGGTGCCGGCGACCCAGGCAGTCAGGACGACGAGACCCGCGACCAGGAATACCAGCATCAGCCGAAACGCACTCGTTTCCCGCGAGCGCACCAGCCGGCGCTGCGGGTGGTACCGGCGGTCGAAGTCCAGATCGGCCAGGTCGTCCCCCAGACGGAAGACAAGCAGGAACCACGCGGCGGCGACTGCGAGCCAAGCCCAGGGGCGCGGCTCTGCGACCGTGGCTGCGGTGGCGGCGAAAACGAGCAGCCACAACAAGCCGATCCGCGGCGTCAGGATCCGCTCGCGCAGATACCCGGCCGCGTCAGTCGCGAAGTGGTTCCACGCGGCCATGGTCGCCGTCCACGCAGAGGCGCTGACCGTCCGCGATCCGCCGCGTCGCGTCCGGTACGCCGATCACGGCCGGGATTCCGTATTCCCGCGCGATGATCGCGCCGTGCGAGAGCAGCCCGCCGCGTTCGATAACCAGGCCACGAATCATGAAAAACACCGCGGCCCAACCCGGGTCCGTCTGCCGGGTCACCAGGATCTGGTCGGGGAGGATCCGGTCGATCCCGGAGACATCGAGCACCACCGCGGCGGTCCCGCAGACGCGCCCGCCACAGGCCCCAGTGCCGGTCAGCGGCGCATCGCCCGTGCCGGTCTCGGCGGTGGCATAGCCGGCACGGGCGCGCCATTCTTCGCCGGCAGGGAGCACGAAGCTGTCGGGCGGGCTCCAGCCCTGACAGGCTTCCAGTTCGTTCCGCCGGGCCTCGATGCGGTCTTTCAGGTCGGCGTCAGCGGCCATGCGGCTCTCCGCGATCGCGATGGCCTCCTCCAGCTCGAGCAGCAGCACGTCGTCCCGCCGGTCCAGCGACCCACCTGCGGCCAATTGCTCGCCCAAGGCCAGTGCCACCAGCCGTAGCCGCGTGTACAGCAGCGCCTGCTTCATCCGCGCGCGTTCCCTGAGGCGGATCGATGCCTGGGCAGCGGCCAGAACCGGACGAAACGCCAGCCGGCGCAGTCCGCGTAGACGCCCGCGCGCGCTCCGCGTCGCCTGTTTCCGTGCCAGCGCCTGGCGCCGGCTGACGTCGGCCGGTCCCTCACCCTCGAGCGCAGCGTAGCTGCGCAGCAGCCGCAGCACGGGCAACGGATCCTCGCGCGGGGTCGGCCGCGTCAGCGTCAGTTCGCCCGAGTAGCGGAAGCCCCAGGTGTCGAGATAATGCCGCAGGGACGCGCGAAACGCGGCGAACTCGCCGGCTTCGACCCGCTCCAGCAACGCCTCCGGTGGCGCCTCCAGCACCTGTCGCAGCAGCTCGGGATCCTGGCGCACCGCCCGGGAAAGATCCCAGAGCCGCTCGACCGGGGTTGCGCTGGCGAGTCCGGGCAGGCCTTTCAGCAAGTCGCCGGGGTCGATCCCGCTTGCACGCAGCAGCAGCGAACGCAACGCGCCATAAGAAACCATCGCGGCAGTGTCCGACAGCGCTGACGGGGTCCAGCAATCGAGGCGGATCGACCGGAACTCGCGCAGCAGCGCGGCCAGTTCCGGCGCGGTCTTTCCCCTCAGGTCTTCCGGCGTGCTCCTGGCGGCATGGGCGTCCACCAGGCGCTCGAACCGGCGCAGATCTCGCCCGACCCACAGGTAGCGCCAGCAGACGCGGAGCGCGACGTTCAGGCGTTCCAGCAACGCCTCGGTACGACTCTGCGGGACCCGCGCGGGCGCGGGAAAGCCGCGGGCACCGGTGAACTGGTTGAAGAAGCGCGCGAGCCACGGCCCACCCGGCGCCAGATGCAGCACGGTGTGAATGTTCGTCAGATGGTAGTAGAGCCGTCCGCCATGACAGCCGACGAGCTGCTCCAGCGGTTCGTTCATCGCCTCCAGGCGCCGCGGCGAAATCCCGAACGCCCGCCCGAGCCCCCGGAAGTACGCGGCATACCCGTGGGCAACGAAACTCCTCAGCAGCGGGCAGACCGGATCCGGAAAGTTCTCCGCGATGTTCGCGTTGGTCCAGGCCACGGACGGCCGCTCCGGCACCCGCGCGGTGATTGGGCGTGCCTGGAGCAGATAAAGGTCGCCGGCCTTGTCCACGCTCCACTCGATGTCCTGGGGCCCTTCGAACAGCGTCTCGATTTGGTCGGCGAGCGCCAGCAAGGTCCGGCGATGAGCCGGGGCTCCGGGATCCCAGGGCAGATCGCGGTCGTGCGGGCGTTCCCGGACCGCCCGACCATCGCGGCGGTGGACAGTCAGGCGCGCAGGAGTCAGCTGCCCCGAGACCAGGCCCTCGCCCAATCCGGCGCAGTATTCGACGAGCACGCGGTCCGTTTCCGGTTGCCGGGGATCGCGCGTGAACAGCACTCCGGAGACCGTCGCGTGCGCTTGCAGCTGAATCAGGACCGCCATGCCCTGCGGCGCACGGCCCCGGTGCCGCGCATATTGCAGCACCCGCTCGCCGAACAGCGAACCCCAGACGTGGCGCACTGCATCCGCGACCTCGTCCCCTGTCCGGCAGTGGAGCACGGTGTCGAACTGGCCGGCGAAGGATGCCTCCCGGCCGTCCTCGCCGAGGGCCGAGCTGCGCACCGCATACGTGGCACCCGGGTCCAGCGCTGCCTGTAGCGCGGCCGTCAGCTCCGGCTCCAGCGCGGCGTTCATCAGCATCTCGCGGATGCGGCGGGCCTCGGATCGTGTCGCCTCGGCATCGGCACGGCCGAGACGAGCGAACACCGCGTCCGCCGCCGCAGCCAGCCCCAGACGTTCGAGCTGTCGGCGCAACACGTCGACGCCCAGCACCAGTCCGGGCAGCGTCGGCACACCCGCCGCAAGCAAGTGCGCCAGGTTTGCGGCCTTCGCGCCGTAAATCGCGGCGTCGCTCGCGTCCGGGAGCGCGGTCGCCACTCGCAGGCTCACGCCGCGCGCGCCTTCAGGCCAAGCCGGTGCATCAGCAAACTGAAGCCGCCATGGAGCCCGGGACCGAACAGCAACACCCAGAACCATGTCGCCGCATGGACCGGCACCAGCAACGCGAGAATCAGCAGCACGCCGACGACCGAATCCAGCCGATCGATCGCGAACGCGACGGGGCGCAGCCAACGCCGGGCCGGCGCGCGGCCCGGGGGTACGCCGAGCTGGCGTTTAACGAACGAGTTCGGCAGTTCGGCAGCCATGAACGCAAGACCGCAGGCGAGTCCGAGCCCGGCGTACTCCAGCGGACCGAGTGGCCACCAGCCCGTCACCACCGGCTCGGGTAGGCGCTCGCGCAGCGAACCGAGCACCAGGAACGCGGCCGCGGCAGATGGCGGCAGCACCAGGAAACCGCACACGCGCTTGTTGTCGCCGAACAGACGCCGGCCCCGGAAGGTCCGGCCGCCATCGACGGGCCAGGCCAGCCGCCGGGCCAGGGGCGTGCGCAGCCACAGCACATGCAGACCGCCCGCCACACTCATCGTGATCAACAGGAACAGTGCCTGGGAGAGGGGCTCGGCGTTCATGCTCGTCCCAGGCGGCCGAACCCGTCCAAGGTCGATCCCGCATGGGTCATCGGAGCACCGCCGATGCTCAGACGAACGAACGCCAGACCCAGTACGCGATCAGGCCCGCGGCCAGCAACGGCAACAGCACATAGAACACGCGGCCGGGCCTGGGTACCGGGATATCGACGACGAACAGCAGCGCCAGCAAGCCAAAGGCGAACGCGAGCAGCTGCGCGAACTGCGCCGCCGGCAGCGCGGCCTGCAGCAGGAACAGCAGCGGAAACAGCAGCGCGGTGTAGGTGACCGGCAACCCGCGATGCTGGCCCGACGGGTGCTCTGCACGCACGCTGAGCGTATTGAAATGCGCCAGGCGCACCACGCCCGCGACCATGAACACGCCGATTGCAGCAATTCCCGGGAGCGAAGGCGGGACCGCGTGCAGCGCGATCACGACCGGGGTCACGATGAAGGACACCACGTCGCCGACGGTGTCCAGCTGCACCCCGAACTCGCGCGCGTAGTCGTTTCGGCGCAGGCGGCGGGCCACCACACCGTCGAACAGGTCGGCCAGCCCCGCAAACATCAACCCGACCAGCGCCAGTTCGATCCGCCCCGCGGCCGCGAGCGCGATCGCAGCCGCAGCGGCCAGCACACCGGCCAGCGTAATCAGGCATGCCGGGTCATAGACTCCCAGAATCCAGGTACGTGAACGCTTGCTTGCCAGCGGTATGTCTCCCTGCCTGTGACCCGCCGGTCTCCCCACCTGCGGCGCCCGAAAAGGGCGGCCACCAGGACCGCCCTTTGGATGGCACCGTGCTTGCGAACGATCAGAAGTCGCCGGAGACGCCGGCCTCGACGATCTCGTAGATCACGTCACGGACATGCTGCGCCATCGGTTCGAGCTCGGGGCTCAGGTCCACCGCGTGCAGCATCATGTCCATGTTCATCGTGGTGATCCAGCCCTGGCCCTCTTCGTCCTCGACCACCGCAATGCGACAGGGCAGGAAGCCGGAGAAGATGATGTCGAACTTGACCATCTGGTTCGCGATCAGCGCGTCGCAGAAAGCCAGAATACGCATATAGGGCACATCCTCTTCACCCAGGGCCTCGACCTGCTCGGACAGCGGCAGATCGGCGACCATCATGAAGTTGAGCAGGTTGGCACGCAGCTGCATCGAGTCGACCGCGTCATGCACCGTGACGCCATCGTCCAGCTTCCATTTCTGGATGCTGTAGTCGACCATCTGCCGCATCATGTCCTTGTCCATTTCCATCGCGGACGACTGCGCGGCAACCATCAGGCCCATGGCCAGCATGAGCGACACGAACATTTTCTTCATCTAGGTTCCTCCAGGTGGTGGTATTCGCCGAGCGGATCGACAGTCTATCAGACGTGTTCAAGTGTACGAGTTATTCCGCGGCGCGTGGCGCAGGCCGAACCTGCAGCAGATTTCCGCCTACAGATCCAGCAGCATCCGGCCGGGGTCTTCCAGCGAGTCCTTCACGCTGACCAGAAAGCGCACCGCATCGGCGCCGTCGATCAGCCGGTGATCGTAGGACAGCGCGACGTACATCATCGGCCGGATCACAACCTCGCCGTCGCGCGCCACGGGGCGGTCCTGCACCGCGTGCATGCCCAGGATCGCGCTCTGCGGCGGATTCAGGATCGGCGTCGACAGCAGCGAGCCGAACACGCCCCCGTTGGTGATGGTGAAGGTGCCGCCGCGCAGGTCGTCGACATCCAGCTTGCCGTCCCGCGCCTTTTCCGCAAAGCGGCGGATCTGCGTTTCGATGGCTGCCAGCGAAAGCTCCCCGGCGTCGCGCAGTACCGGCACCACCAGGCCGCGCGGCGACGATACCGCGATGCCGATATCGGCGTAGTGGTGGTAGACGATCTCGTCGCCGTCCAGCGCGGCATTGACCACCGGAAACCGCTGCAGAGCGCCGGTGCAGGCGCGCACGAAGAAGCTCATGAACCCCAGGCGCACGCCGTGCCGCTTTTCGAACGCCTCCTTGTGCCGCGCGCGCAGGTCCATCACGGCCGACAGATCGACCTCGTTGAAGGTGGTCAGCATTGCGGTGGTCTGCCTGGCCTCGAGCAGGCGCTCGGCAATGCGCCTGCGCAGCCGCGACATCGGCACGCGTTCCTCGCTGCGGCCCTCCGGGGACCGAGCGGCGGGTTGTGGCTCTTGCGGCTGCTCGGGCGGTTCCGGCTCCGCGCGGGGCTGCGGCGGCGCCTCTGCGACCGGCTCCGGGTCCGGCTCGGATTGCGCGCGCCGGGCAATGAAGCGCTCAACATCACCCTTCAGCACGCGTCCGTTCTGGCCCGTGCCTTCGATCTCGTCGGCAGCGAGGTCGTGCTCGGCCAGCAGGCGGCGGACCGCCGGGCTCGGGGGCGGCGGCGCCGTCTCGGGGGCGGCGGACCGCTCGGGCTGACGCTCAGGCGCCGGCATCTCCGGCCCGGCGTCATCGGCATCGGCAGGCTGCGCGGGTGGTTCGCGGTCTTCGGCGCTGCCGCCGTCGGCGGCCGCCGGCCTGATATAGCCAAGCACCGTGTCGGCCTCGACCACCGCGCCTTGTTCGACGCTGAACTCGTCGAGCACGCCGTCGGCCGGGGCCGGAACTTCGAGCACGACCTTGTCGGTCTCGAGTTCGACCAGCAGTTCGTCGCGCCGGACACGCTCGCCCGGCTGCTTGTGCAGCGCGACCACGGTGGCATCGGCCACGGATTCCGGCAGTTCGGGGACCCGGAGGACGGTACGTTCTGAGGACATCGCGATTCCCTGGTGTGGGCGGTTACTCGGTCGGGCGCGGGGTATCCCGGGCGGTGATGGGCCCGAAGCTGCGGCGCAGCAGTTCCTGCTGCTGGGATTTGTGCACCTCCGGATACCCGACCGCGGGGGCAGCGGCCGCGGGTCGAGCCACCGCGTGCAGGCGCTGGCCCCGCACTGCCAGCAGTGTGTTCAGGCGCGGCTCCATGAACCCGAGATACCCCTGATTCTCGGGTTCGTCCTGGACCCACACGAATTCGCTGGCCTGATCGTAGCGCCCGAGCAGGCGCGTCAGAAACGCGTCCGGGAACGGGTAGCACTGCTCGACCCGCAGCACCGCGACGTCGTCGTGGCCCGCATCGCGCTTCTCGCCGAGCAAGTCGTAGTAGATCCGTCCGGCGGTCAGGATCACCCGGCGGACGGCAGCCGGCTCCGGGCGATCGATGTCGTCGATCACTGGTTGGAACTGCCCGGACGCGAGTTCGTTCAGATCGCTCACCGCAAGCTTGTGGCGCAGCAGGCTCTTCGGGGTCATCACCACCAGCGGCTTGCGGTAGGGACGCACGAGTTGCCGCCGCAACAGATGGAAGACCTGCGCCGGCGTGGTCGGTACGCAGACCTGCATGTTTTCCTGCGCGCAGAGTTGCAGAAAGCGCTCGGGACGCGCCGAGGAATGTTCCGGCCCCTGACCCTCGTAGCCGTGCGGCAGCAGCAGCACCAGCCCGCAAAGCCGCCCCCATTTCTGCTCTCCGGAACTGATGAACTGGTCGATGACCACCTGCGCCCCGTTCGCGAAATCGCCGAACTGCGCCTCCCACAGTACCAGCGCGTTCGGCGCAGCGGTCGCGTACCCGTACTCGAACGCGAGCACCGCCTCCTCGGAGAGCAGCGAATCGATGACCAGAAAGCGCGGCTCGTCGGGATCGAGCTGGCGCAACGGGACGATGGAGCGCCCGGTTTCCTGGTCGTGCAGCACGGCGTGCCGGTGGAAGAAGGTGCCGCGACTCGAATCCTGCCCCGACATCCGCACCCGATAGCCGTCCATCAGCAGCGTGGCGTAGGCCAGCGTCTCGGCGGTACCCCAGTCCAGCGGCTGTTCGCCTGCGGCCATCGCGTTCCGCGCCTCCAGAATGCGGCGCACGCGCGGATGCACCACGAAGCCCTCGGGCAGCCGGTTCAGCCGGTCGAGCAGACTGCTCAGCTGCTCGCGCGGAACACCGGTTTCGATGTCCTGGTCCCAGGACTGGTTCGCGAACGGTCCCCAATTGGTCGGCTTGTGCGCATCCGCCTCGTCCGGCGGCAGCAGACCCGGCACCACCGACTGGCCCGACTCCAGCGAATCGCGGTATCGCTCCTGCAACTGTTGCGGCACGTCCTCTGCGATCACGCCCTGCTCGATCAGACGCCGGGCGTAACGCTCGCGAGTGGTCGGCAATTCCCGAATGATG is a window from the Thioalkalivibrio paradoxus ARh 1 genome containing:
- a CDS encoding CDP-archaeol synthase, whose amino-acid sequence is MNAEPLSQALFLLITMSVAGGLHVLWLRTPLARRLAWPVDGGRTFRGRRLFGDNKRVCGFLVLPPSAAAAFLVLGSLRERLPEPVVTGWWPLGPLEYAGLGLACGLAFMAAELPNSFVKRQLGVPPGRAPARRWLRPVAFAIDRLDSVVGVLLILALLVPVHAATWFWVLLFGPGLHGGFSLLMHRLGLKARAA
- a CDS encoding thioester reductase domain-containing protein, producing MAETKPRWSRDPVQRMLADAVLPPDLEPAPGRARADARVALLTGATGFLGRHVARALLRDTDLRLICLARGVTEADAAVRVESALRSAGVAQQDLEQRVEVLQGDLAAPELGLGAAAFAALSTRIDLIHHCAARVDWVRGYGQLHAVNVGGAATLVRLACTGHRKRLVFVSSIAVCYARGGPDRVDETTDMLPYLEGMPLGYARSKCVAEALLRQAAARGVPVTVLRPALISGDAQTGAANASDLIAALLQGCSATGLAIDTDWLLDFVPVDFVARVAARVPQGSQHWQVLHLVHRRPRQWRELILWMNLHGYPVRLVDADTWIGQLFDQRRCRGTLLYGQRQFFRGRPGSTAVRPYESYLAPGQRRIDAARTRILLQRLGLHEPPLGTDLLHRYFAEYRRLGVLPAQPGGSPTKIPVERVLDGPWRSTGSDVPDFDPERLRQARIERIDSEDAILSEIASARVGDAVGLWRLDLTARAGGTAARPRQLVLKVKSGERELEALTVTLARLCRPALGRLFERFQRDLGLAGSTETELALYALDAPRLRRHLPRCYGLQRRVSDGRWALLLEYLPGTRDRALRQRLRDPAVVAPKLLETLSAIHAVGFGRGSSTADPRWAGAARNPERMLEMLPLWRELADFASPWFAHWCGPSLPRLHREILRGLETWWQRLQGLPTALVHNDFNPRNAVLHDRDGSTRLCVYDWELARRGVPQHDLAEWLCFSSPRALAPAHLDALLAGHREALAQATGVQIDAREWHEGFVLALRHLLIERLAMYTLVHRFRPLDYLPDVLRNWRHLYGWATGRGPF
- the odhB gene encoding 2-oxoglutarate dehydrogenase complex dihydrolipoyllysine-residue succinyltransferase, whose amino-acid sequence is MSSERTVLRVPELPESVADATVVALHKQPGERVRRDELLVELETDKVVLEVPAPADGVLDEFSVEQGAVVEADTVLGYIRPAAADGGSAEDREPPAQPADADDAGPEMPAPERQPERSAAPETAPPPPSPAVRRLLAEHDLAADEIEGTGQNGRVLKGDVERFIARRAQSEPDPEPVAEAPPQPRAEPEPPEQPQEPQPAARSPEGRSEERVPMSRLRRRIAERLLEARQTTAMLTTFNEVDLSAVMDLRARHKEAFEKRHGVRLGFMSFFVRACTGALQRFPVVNAALDGDEIVYHHYADIGIAVSSPRGLVVPVLRDAGELSLAAIETQIRRFAEKARDGKLDVDDLRGGTFTITNGGVFGSLLSTPILNPPQSAILGMHAVQDRPVARDGEVVIRPMMYVALSYDHRLIDGADAVRFLVSVKDSLEDPGRMLLDL
- a CDS encoding DUF302 domain-containing protein; protein product: MKKMFVSLMLAMGLMVAAQSSAMEMDKDMMRQMVDYSIQKWKLDDGVTVHDAVDSMQLRANLLNFMMVADLPLSEQVEALGEEDVPYMRILAFCDALIANQMVKFDIIFSGFLPCRIAVVEDEEGQGWITTMNMDMMLHAVDLSPELEPMAQHVRDVIYEIVEAGVSGDF
- a CDS encoding CDP-alcohol phosphatidyltransferase family protein; protein product: MGRPAGHRQGDIPLASKRSRTWILGVYDPACLITLAGVLAAAAAIALAAAGRIELALVGLMFAGLADLFDGVVARRLRRNDYAREFGVQLDTVGDVVSFIVTPVVIALHAVPPSLPGIAAIGVFMVAGVVRLAHFNTLSVRAEHPSGQHRGLPVTYTALLFPLLFLLQAALPAAQFAQLLAFAFGLLALLFVVDIPVPRPGRVFYVLLPLLAAGLIAYWVWRSFV
- a CDS encoding PEP/pyruvate-binding domain-containing protein; amino-acid sequence: MSLRVATALPDASDAAIYGAKAANLAHLLAAGVPTLPGLVLGVDVLRRQLERLGLAAAADAVFARLGRADAEATRSEARRIREMLMNAALEPELTAALQAALDPGATYAVRSSALGEDGREASFAGQFDTVLHCRTGDEVADAVRHVWGSLFGERVLQYARHRGRAPQGMAVLIQLQAHATVSGVLFTRDPRQPETDRVLVEYCAGLGEGLVSGQLTPARLTVHRRDGRAVRERPHDRDLPWDPGAPAHRRTLLALADQIETLFEGPQDIEWSVDKAGDLYLLQARPITARVPERPSVAWTNANIAENFPDPVCPLLRSFVAHGYAAYFRGLGRAFGISPRRLEAMNEPLEQLVGCHGGRLYYHLTNIHTVLHLAPGGPWLARFFNQFTGARGFPAPARVPQSRTEALLERLNVALRVCWRYLWVGRDLRRFERLVDAHAARSTPEDLRGKTAPELAALLREFRSIRLDCWTPSALSDTAAMVSYGALRSLLLRASGIDPGDLLKGLPGLASATPVERLWDLSRAVRQDPELLRQVLEAPPEALLERVEAGEFAAFRASLRHYLDTWGFRYSGELTLTRPTPREDPLPVLRLLRSYAALEGEGPADVSRRQALARKQATRSARGRLRGLRRLAFRPVLAAAQASIRLRERARMKQALLYTRLRLVALALGEQLAAGGSLDRRDDVLLLELEEAIAIAESRMAADADLKDRIEARRNELEACQGWSPPDSFVLPAGEEWRARAGYATAETGTGDAPLTGTGACGGRVCGTAAVVLDVSGIDRILPDQILVTRQTDPGWAAVFFMIRGLVIERGGLLSHGAIIAREYGIPAVIGVPDATRRIADGQRLCVDGDHGRVEPLRD
- the ggt gene encoding gamma-glutamyltransferase codes for the protein MYRNTALSARSFGAYACTWIVALLLVWTPARAGPGHHAVATAHPLATDAAEAVLAAGGNAFDAAIAVTAALGVAQPQGSGLGGGGFFLLYHAESEHSVMLDARETAPEAAHRDLFLDDAGEPVPGLSLDGALAAAIPGTPAALVHLAEHYGRLSLGTSLAPAIELAEEGVPADLTYLQMAEFRKRALRAGADAAGIFLDDGELPAERARILQPDLARTLRRLAEHGHSGFYEGEIAQRLVEGVRAEGGIWSLDDLARYRVVERRPVVLEYQDARIVTAAPPSSGGIVIGQILNILAAAGAVDDSGLRTHLLVEAMRRAYRDRALYLGDPDHVPIPVTRLLSADYAADWYASIDPDRATPSASLPLFGEAEHAATTRTARESRQTSHFSVMDADGNRVSGTITLNYPFGSGLVPPDTGVLLNNEMDDFATHQGSPNVYGLIGFDANAVGPHRRPLSSMSPTFVETPDRIAVLGSPGGSRIITIVLQGILATLEGADAEALAARPRFHHQYLPDRVEFETGAFTSSVRASLVRRGHRLAPQLRPFGDLQVVVWDRSEDRLEAASDPRGDGTASVFVQR